GCCAGCTCTCGCATGACATCCAGCACCTCTCTGACCATTTCCGGGTCCAAGGATGCGGTGACTTCATCAAAGAGCATAATTTCCGGATTCATACACAGGGCGCGCACAATCGCAATCCGTTGCTTTTGCCCACCTGATAATTGTCTCGGATACGCATCTTTGCGATCCAGCAGACCCACTCGCTCCAATAGCTGCTCCGCTTGCTCAAGTGCCTCCTGCTTATTTCTCCGCTGAACTTTAAGCGGGCCGAGCAATATATTTTCTAAGACCGTCATATGCGGAAACAGCTCGTAGTTCTGGAACACCATTCCGATATGCTGACGCACCTCACGCCAATTCACTTTCTTGTCCGTCAGGTCTTGCCCTCTATAACGGATATCTCCGCTCTGAACTGGTTCCAGACCATTGAGACATCGGAGGAGTGTGCTTTTTCCACATCCCGAAGGACCGAGAACGACCACGACTTCCCCTTTCGTTACGTCCAGATTAATCTGTTGTAATACTTTTCGGTCTTCGAAGCTTTTGTGCAGCCCTCGAATTTCGAGTAAAACCTCCACAGCCTCTCCCATGACACCCACCCCATCCTGCTAATTTTGCCATCTGCGTTCAAATCTTTTGGAAAGTCTGGATAACGGATAGCATACGAGAAAATATAATATGAAAATAAAGCCATACACCCAAAAGGATGCCGAGGGCGCTTTGATTACACCAAGCTCAATAATCTGCTGTCCGACCTTGACCACTTCTACTACACCGATCAGCACTACTAATGAAGTGGTTTTGATCATCCGTGTCGCCAAATTAATAGAACCGGGAAGCATTCGGCGCACCGCCTGGGGAATGAGTACATGGCGGTATAACTGCCCATATGTCAGTCCCAGTGCCTGCCCGGATTCCACCTGATGCTTGGGCAGTGATTCCAATGCACCCCGAACAAGGTCACCAATCTCGGCTGCTCCCCACAGGCTGAATACGATAATTGCTGTCAATTCTCCGCTGATATTCACATTTAACAAAGGCGTAAATCCAAAATATACAACATACAACCACACCAAAATCGGAATAATGCGGAATGTCTCCAAATATAATCTCAGCACAAACCGAATCGGTCTTGATTGTAAGGTGCGCAGCAATCCCATCAGAATGCCTAATAGAGTACCGATAATAATGGAAAGTAACGCAATCTCCAGCGTAACGAGTAATCCCCCTAATAGACGCTCGAAATTGGAACCTTCAAAGAGCACATTAATCCCCGAATTCAGCATATCGCACCTTCCTTTCCACCCAAGTCAGCAGTATCGACAAAGGTAAAAGCAGGACGAGATATGCCAATACCAGCAGAATTAGCGATTCTGTCGTTTTGTAGTACATACCGATTAGGTCTTTTGCCACATTCATCAAATCTAATAAAGCAATGGCGCCAACAATGGAGGTCTCCTTGAGTAGAAAAATCGCATTCGCTCCCAGAGACGGAACACTGATGGTAAAAGCCTGTGGCAAAATAACATATCTCGCCAGTTGTATCTTGGACAGTCCGAGACTCAGCCCGGATTCCGTTTGCGTTTTACTTACGGCTTCGATTCCACCACGGAACGCCTCAGCCATATAACCCCCGCCCAAAAAGGTCATGCCCACAATGGCACACGTCATTTCGCTCATATGCAGACCTATTTTCGTAAACCCGTAATACAGAAAATATAACTGAACAAGCAGCGGCGTATTTCGGGAAAGCTCAATATAGGCAACAATGATGCCGCTAATTCCCTTCACCTTGTAATACAGTACTATACTGCATAGCAAACCGACGACTAGTGAAAACAGAATAGCAAAAAAGGCGATCTTCAAAGTCAGCCACATGGCTTCTCCATATAGCGGCAAGCTCTCTACAATAAAGTCCCAGTCTAAGTTCATATGTGCATACCTTTCAATTTTCAATTATTCCTATGTATTTGCTTTGCTTAATAACAATGATTGTATTCCTGCCCAATTATTACGTCAATACTTTGATGAAAATTTGTCATATTTATCTATGGTTTAGGAAAGAAAAGTGTTGTTTTATTTCAGAAATAAATAAAAAAGCTTGAAATGAATAAATTTCATTTCAAGCTTTGATTTATGCTATACGATTCATCACACGAGTGGCTCTGTAACTACAGGACCGCCGAGCTTCTCTACAATTAAACGGCTTTCCTCATTTAACCCTTGTAGGGTAATAGTTTTACCTGAGTTTCTGTATTTTTGAAGCACCTTGCCAATAGCAGTAACCGCCGAGTGATCCCAAACATGCGAATGGCTAAAGTCCACTACAACGCGGTCCGGGTCATCCGAAGGTTCAAAATGATCAACAAAATGAGACGTTGAGGCGAAAAACATCGGCCCCCTGACATGGTACACCTTTTCTTCATGATCCTCAGTCGTACTGATACGGATTTTAGCCATTTTCCAGCCAAAATGCAGTGCACTTAGCAGTACGCCCACGATTACGCCCTTGGACAAATCATGCGTAGCCACCACGATGATCACCGTGACCACCATAATCAACGTATCTGCTTTGGGAACCTTGGCAATGTTTCGCAGCGATTTCCAATCCACAGTTCCAATACACACCATGAACATAACTCCCACTAATGCGCCCATGGGTACTTCCTTCACAACTCCACCAAGTACGAGCAGCAGAAAGGCCAAGAATACCCCTGCCGTAAAAGTGGACAAACGCCCTCTTCCACCTGAGCTGACATTAATGACGGATTGTCCGATCATGGCACAACCACCCATACCCCCAAAAAAGCCATTTACAAAGTTGGCAATCCCTTGCCCACGGGCTTCCCGGTTTTTATTGCTTTTCGTTTCGGTCATTTCATCCAAAATGCTGGCTGTCAGCAGCGATTCCAGCAGTCCAACCAGTGCCATCGTAAAGGAATACGGCAGCAAGATCCGCAAAGTATGCCACGACCACTCAATTTGCGGCAAGTGGAATGAAGGCAGCGAACTGGTCAGCGTCCCGATATCTCCTACCGTTTTCACATTCAATCCAAATATATACGTAATGATCGTCATGATGATGATTGCCGTCAATGGAGCGGGGATGCTTTTCACAAATCTCGGTAATATATACACAATGAGCAGCGTACCTGCTACCATCGCGTACATGATCCAATTGGCTCCATGAAAATGAGTAAGCTGAGCCATAAAGACGAGGATCGCCAACGCATTCACAAACCCGGTCATGACTGGCTGTGAAATAAAGCTTATAAAGCGACCTATTTTCAGAACACCCAGCACCACTTGAATGATTCCTGCCAAAATGGTAGCTGCAAACAGATATTCCACGCCATGATCCTTCACCAGACCAACGACCAGTACAGCTACGGCCCCGGTTGCTGCCGAGATCATCGCCGGACGTCCACCTGCAAAAGAGATGACAATGGCCATCGAGATGGAGGCGTACAGTCCGACCATGGGATTGACCCCCGCAATGATCGAGAAGGCAATCGCCTCGGGAATTAGTGCTAGCGCCACGGTCATGCCCGCAAGTATATCGGCCCGGATATTACCGAACCATTGTTGTCTAAGATTCATACTGTCTCGTTCCAGCCTCCTATATTTACAGAGAGTAGCGTGTTGACTCGCAACCCGTGTGGTTTCGGGCATCCGTCCAGCTGCCAATCGCCAAGGCTCTCCTATCATTCAGTTCGTCTCTCTCAAACGACCCGGTCCGTTACATTCAGTCCATCATTATAACGTAAGGGGTTCGCAGAGACGAATGAGTTAAAAGGCTGTTTACAGAAAGAAATCATCTATTCCCTTGGAATATCGTTCATTTACTTCATCTTATTCGTTTTCTTATATTTAAAATTTTTGCAATTCCTAAGATTCTAACCTGCTAAAGTTGATCACCTTAACTTCATACTCAGACTCCGCGAACTGTAAATCTTGATCCGCCGTAACCAGTACCAATTGGTTTATAATAGCTGTCGCAAGAATCAACGCATCTGGGGTCTTGAGCTTTCTTGCAAACTTATCTTTTTGTTCTCTTCTGATACGCCCCGCTTTAACTGCGATCTCTGAATTAACTGCAATAAATTCCCCGCCAAGAAAAGGTATCGAATCTAAGTCAGTATTAGTAGGCAACCCGGCTATAAACTCGGACTGAGTTATAACAGAAAAGAAGATATTCTCTTTATCTTTCTCAGCTTGTCGTATTACTCTATCCAAAGATGAGTCAAGTCTATGAAGGGCAATAGCTGCATTCGTATCAAATAGATACCCCATCTAATCCCAATCCTCTCTGGATTGTTTAACACTCTCTTCGATCTCAAGTAATTGCTCCTTGCTTAGACTGCCTCGAGAATTTAAAACAGCTTGCAACCCTTTGGGTAACGGGGACTCTAAATCAATAACCTCAGTTTCCCCCTGTTTATTTTCTATAGTAACTTTTGATGGTTCAAACCCAATATCACGAAGGAGACTTAGGAGACGTATTCGATGTATATCCGTTAATTTTTTTGCCACTAAAATCACTCCTTAGCAAAAGATTAGTTTCCGTTCATAGCTTGTTTAATTCGTTTTCTTATATTTAAAATTTTCGCAATTCCTGCACAAGCTCCGATAGGGCTTCAGCAATCTCCGAGTCTGCATGGTGCTGGAGTAAACTCTCAAAGTCAGGCAGTGCTTGCTTCAATAATCGATAGCTATAGTCATAATAACTCCAAAAAGCTACCGGATCATAACCACGTGCTTCTTCCTCTTCCCATTCCAGTTCATCTTCTTCTGGATCGCTGTCTGCTGACCATAGATATTTTTCGTCCAGCAGCATGGTTAGGGATTCAACAGACTTCTGTGAATCCTCTTGTGCATTTTCCATGTCCAATGCTCCAACAACCGCATGGTACAGTTCCAACTCACTCGGCGTGATATCATCCGAATTTCTCGTATGCAAATTACGCAATAAGAAGAGTAACACCCACGGCGTAACCTGCCACAGTGTGCCTTGATGCTCTATCAGATCAGCAATGGCTGCGTACTCCCCATTGGATATCAATTGTGGCAACTCCGTGCCTCTACCATAAGGAGTAGTCAGGCGGTGCCAAGGCACCTCTGCAATTTGGAGACCATCCATTAGGGCAGTGTTCATCTTATGAGTATCCATAACTCTCCTTTCTGGTCGGTATCTAAAACCTTCCCGATTTAAAAATGGAATACAGTAAAAAGGCAACCATTAAGAGAGCGACAACAAAGCCGAT
The Paenibacillus peoriae DNA segment above includes these coding regions:
- a CDS encoding amino acid ABC transporter ATP-binding protein, with the translated sequence MGEAVEVLLEIRGLHKSFEDRKVLQQINLDVTKGEVVVVLGPSGCGKSTLLRCLNGLEPVQSGDIRYRGQDLTDKKVNWREVRQHIGMVFQNYELFPHMTVLENILLGPLKVQRRNKQEALEQAEQLLERVGLLDRKDAYPRQLSGGQKQRIAIVRALCMNPEIMLFDEVTASLDPEMVREVLDVMRELAQQGMTMIIVTHEMGFAKSVGDRIVFMDQGQICEMTTPQQFFTQPETERAQHFLDIFQYETI
- a CDS encoding amino acid ABC transporter permease; translation: MLNSGINVLFEGSNFERLLGGLLVTLEIALLSIIIGTLLGILMGLLRTLQSRPIRFVLRLYLETFRIIPILVWLYVVYFGFTPLLNVNISGELTAIIVFSLWGAAEIGDLVRGALESLPKHQVESGQALGLTYGQLYRHVLIPQAVRRMLPGSINLATRMIKTTSLVVLIGVVEVVKVGQQIIELGVIKAPSASFWVYGFIFILYFLVCYPLSRLSKRFERRWQN
- a CDS encoding amino acid ABC transporter permease, with protein sequence MNLDWDFIVESLPLYGEAMWLTLKIAFFAILFSLVVGLLCSIVLYYKVKGISGIIVAYIELSRNTPLLVQLYFLYYGFTKIGLHMSEMTCAIVGMTFLGGGYMAEAFRGGIEAVSKTQTESGLSLGLSKIQLARYVILPQAFTISVPSLGANAIFLLKETSIVGAIALLDLMNVAKDLIGMYYKTTESLILLVLAYLVLLLPLSILLTWVERKVRYAEFGD
- a CDS encoding SulP family inorganic anion transporter; this encodes MNLRQQWFGNIRADILAGMTVALALIPEAIAFSIIAGVNPMVGLYASISMAIVISFAGGRPAMISAATGAVAVLVVGLVKDHGVEYLFAATILAGIIQVVLGVLKIGRFISFISQPVMTGFVNALAILVFMAQLTHFHGANWIMYAMVAGTLLIVYILPRFVKSIPAPLTAIIIMTIITYIFGLNVKTVGDIGTLTSSLPSFHLPQIEWSWHTLRILLPYSFTMALVGLLESLLTASILDEMTETKSNKNREARGQGIANFVNGFFGGMGGCAMIGQSVINVSSGGRGRLSTFTAGVFLAFLLLVLGGVVKEVPMGALVGVMFMVCIGTVDWKSLRNIAKVPKADTLIMVVTVIIVVATHDLSKGVIVGVLLSALHFGWKMAKIRISTTEDHEEKVYHVRGPMFFASTSHFVDHFEPSDDPDRVVVDFSHSHVWDHSAVTAIGKVLQKYRNSGKTITLQGLNEESRLIVEKLGGPVVTEPLV
- a CDS encoding PIN domain-containing protein, yielding MGYLFDTNAAIALHRLDSSLDRVIRQAEKDKENIFFSVITQSEFIAGLPTNTDLDSIPFLGGEFIAVNSEIAVKAGRIRREQKDKFARKLKTPDALILATAIINQLVLVTADQDLQFAESEYEVKVINFSRLES